The following coding sequences lie in one Aspergillus puulaauensis MK2 DNA, chromosome 3, nearly complete sequence genomic window:
- a CDS encoding uncharacterized protein (COG:G;~EggNog:ENOG410QDHZ;~InterPro:IPR020846,IPR011701,IPR036259;~PFAM:PF07690;~TransMembrane:12 (i57-74o101-121i128-147o153-176i188-210o222-244i288-307o327-346i358-376o382-405i417-438o450-471i);~go_function: GO:0022857 - transmembrane transporter activity [Evidence IEA];~go_process: GO:0055085 - transmembrane transport [Evidence IEA]) → MDVKQAPHVETPVEESSSDASIPSETPKKLSLWRRFLGLIWDTFDGDPEERRFVRKVDYFLFSYVMLGYFIKYLDQQNYSNAFVSGMQEDLEMYGNERNLLVTYFNVGIILGTIPSQLIQLQYVRPSIWIPSCELAWSILVMAMAGAKNSKTLYALRFFVGLLESCSFPGYAALLGSWYGPTQLAKRVALFEQSSAIASMFSGYLQAALYTGMNGKSGLKGWQWLFIFDAIISIPIAVLGYFAIPDHPSTTKAFWLKKQDREFGVQRESNMGRAPSAKLTWKKLRKIYTGWHLWAFIFPYLMVAQAGQGSGFFNLWLKDQGYTTAQINTIPTAGNAISVIASLVFGTIADRTGTRKETCAVVCVIVIVSNIMLSVWDIPRPALLFAFFLSFVSAAAQPLIIAWGQEVTQDNAELRQMLVATGNIFTYTFMAWVPLVAFPTYDAPHYKYGYQILIMFGGLAIVGVYLFGWLAEWDRKKRAARAATGQGEPAREGEVEDAVDTRQSV, encoded by the exons ATGGATGTTAAGCAGGCTCCTCACGTTGAGACGCCGGTTGAGGAGAGCAGCTCGGACGCGTCGATTCCGAGCGAGACACCGAAGAAACTATCATTATGGAGGCGGTTTCTCGGCTTGATTTGGGATACATTCGATGGGGATCCTGAGGAAAGGCGGTTTGTTCGCAAAGTGGATTACTTTCTATT TTCTTATGTCATGTTGGGATACTTTATCAAGTATCTGGATCAGCAGAACTACT CAAATGCATTTGTCAGTGGAATGCAAGAAGAT CTCGAAATGTACGGCAACGAGCGAAACCTACTAGTCACGTACTTCAACGTCGGTATTATCCTGGGCACGATCCCCTCGCAGCTAATCCAGCTTCAATATGTCCGACCGTCGATATGGATACCTAGTTGCGAGTTGGCCTGGTCAATCCTggtgatggccatggccggcgCAAAGAATTCCAAAACC TTATATGCCCTGCGCTTCTTTGTCGGTCTGTTGGAGTCGTGCAGCTTTCCCGGATACGCTGCCTTGCTAGGGAGCTGGTACGGCCCAACGCAGCTCGCAAAACGGGTTGCATTGTTCGAGCAGTCCAGTGCAATCGCCAGCATGTTCAGCGGATATCTCCAAGCTGCACTGTATACGGGAATGAACGGGAAATCAGGGTTAAAAGGATGGCAGTGGCTGTTCATCTTCGACGcgatcatctccatcccgaTTGCTGTCTTGGGGTATTTTGCTATTCCCGATCATCCCAGTACAACGAAGGCATTctggctgaagaagcag GACCGAGAGTTCGGCGTGCAGAGGGAATCTAATATGGGCCGTGCTCCGTCTGCGAAATTAACGTGGAAGAAACTGCGCAAGATATACACTGGATGGCATCTATGGGCATTTATCTTCCCCTACCT AATGGTAGCCCAGGCAGGCCAAGGCTCCGGGTTCTTCAACCTCTGGCTAAAAGACCAGGGCTATACGACAGCGCAAATAAATACAATTCCTACAGCCGGAAACGCAATCAGCGTCATTGCATCTCTAGTCTTCGGCACAATAGCAGATCGCACCGGAACGAGGAAGGAGACATGTGCTGTTGTTTGTGTCATCGTCATTGTCTCCAATATCATGCTCTCGGTGTGGGATATTCCCAGGCCAGCGCTgctctttgccttcttcttgtcgtttgtttctgctgcagcccaGCCGCTTATTATT GCCTGGGGCCAGGAAGTCACCCAAGATAACGCGGAGCTACGGCAGATGCTAGTTGCTACTGGGAACATCTTCACGTATACATTCATGGCGTGGGTCCCGCTCGTGGCGTTTCCGACGTATGATGCGCCGCATTATAAGTACGGCTACCAGATTCTGATTATGTTTGGGGGTCTTGCCATCGTTGGGGTTTATCTTTTTGGGTGGTTGGCTGAGTGGGATAG GAAAAAACGGGCTGCTCGGGCTGCTACCGGACAGGGCGAACCAGCAAGAGaaggtgaagttgaagacGCAGTGGACACTCGACAGTCGGTATGA
- a CDS encoding TauD/TfdA dioxygenase family protein (COG:I;~EggNog:ENOG410PHDX;~InterPro:IPR042098,IPR003819;~PFAM:PF02668;~go_function: GO:0016491 - oxidoreductase activity [Evidence IEA];~go_process: GO:0055114 - oxidation-reduction process [Evidence IEA]): protein MAPAAIEENQNQQRPAETSIDYSKTEYKYSRYLPYFTPGLQPPLKEFKHEDPGLRADPSYKALISDGVTAVEITPNIGTELHGIQLSSLNSAQRDELALLAAERGVVLFRDQDFADIAPERQREFGAHFGPLHVHQMGGHIKDFPEILPVYRDFVSGARDNEISNNVSSIKWHSDMSYEVNGMGTTIFYPLEVPASGGDTLYLSTTAAYEHLSEDFRRRLVGLQATHSGFSQASVHDHRDRYIRDPIETVHPIVRTHPVTKKKSLYINRLYTRKIVGWKEEESQTILNFLYDHIEKGQDWHIRIHWTPGTVLVYDNRITQQ from the exons ATGGCTCCCGCCGCTATTGAagagaaccagaaccagcaacGTCCGGCTGAGACGTCTATTGATTACAGCAAGACTGAA TATAAATATTCTCGCTACCTCCCTTACTTCACTCCAGGCCTACAGCCACCGCTCAAAGAATTCAAGCATGAAGACCCCGGTCTGCGCGCAGATCCGTCATACAAAGCTCTCATCAGCGACGGAGTGACAGCCGTCGAGATAACGCCTAACATAGGCACAGAGCTGCATGGTATCCAGTTGAGTTCACTCAACTCTGCCCAGCGAGATGAATTGGCTCTTCTCGCCGCAGAGCGCGGTGTCGTACTCTTTCGAGACCAGGATTTCGCGGATATAGCGCCTGAGAGGCAGCGGGAGTTTGGTGCGCATTTTGGTCCCCTCCATGTGCACCAGATGGGTGGTCATATCAAGGATTTTCCCGAGATCTTGCCGGTTTATAGGGACTTTGT GAGCGGAGCGCGCGACAATGAGATCTCAAACAACGTCAGCAGTATCAAGTGGCATTCTGATATGAGTTACGAGGT TAACGGAATGGGAACAACCATCTTCTATCCCCTGGAAGTGCCCGCCTCCGGTGGTGACACCCTATACCTGTCAACTACGGCTGCGTACGAGCATCTCTCAGAGGACTTCCGCCGCCGTCTGGTTGGATTGCAAGCAACGCATTCTGGATTCTCGCAGGCGTCTGTGCATGACCATCGAGATCGGTATATCCGTGACCCGATTGAGACTGTGCACCCCATCGTCCGCACGCATCCG GTGACGAAAAAGAAGAGTCTCTACATAAATCGGTTGTATACCCGGAAGATTGTCggatggaaagaagaagaaagcc AAACaatcctcaacttcctctACGATCACATCGAGAAAGGCCAGGATTGGCATATCCGCATCCACTGGACACCTGGGACGGTCCTGGTGTACGATAACCGCATTACGCAGCAGTAA
- a CDS encoding flavin-containing monooxygenase (COG:Q;~EggNog:ENOG410PI3E;~InterPro:IPR020946,IPR036188;~PFAM:PF13738,PF13450;~go_function: GO:0004499 - N,N-dimethylaniline monooxygenase activity [Evidence IEA];~go_function: GO:0050660 - flavin adenine dinucleotide binding [Evidence IEA];~go_function: GO:0050661 - NADP binding [Evidence IEA];~go_process: GO:0055114 - oxidation-reduction process [Evidence IEA]) yields the protein MPPTAIATSPGPDGQALPTKDLTINGETKAPAVTATEISDGKITETLPRTIDPPLILENHPVDERLPLKAIVVGAGITGITAGVLLPAKVPGLSLTIYERHSDIGGVWHSNQYPGVKCDVPSHVYQSTFSPSKTWTENYSRGAEIKSYWKAVATKYSVWKYIQTNSQIVSARWSESDAKWTVTVKQTDPSTGISSTIEDEADFLITGTGRFSNPRLPNIPGLDNFRGKVIHTGRWDPTFEPEGKNLALIGNGASGLQILPELQKVANRVDHYTRNPTWVAGSLGGEKLSRTVPIAEDLKESWENDSAAYHAYRKELETQSWTRFGLVQKGGERNKAAREEFEKLMAIRLGEKKDELLELVLPDFPPTCRRLTPGPGYLEAVAKENVEYIRTPIETLTESGIKTADGNERHVDAVICATGVDVTDTPGFPIFNGTGTNLQTLWQDGGDPGFPDTYLGIAAADFPNLLFIGGPNSASGFAGTVPHTIETQVTYIAKILRKVSSQRIRTIAPSRAAVVDFRAYCESFFPTTVLGEGCSSWYNNQVKGGRIVAVWPGSGAHVNYIRRDVRWEDFEYTYHNSQGNRFGYFGNGWTSRDVAAKDGGEDAKGVDFTYYLKPQASSGDGVDLRGYHEAWWEV from the exons ATGCCACCAACAGCCATCGCAACATCGCCTGGACCTGATGGTCAAGCACTACCCACCAAGGATCTAACTATTAACGGCGAAACGAAGGCGCCTGCTGTTACTGCAACAGAAATAAGCGATGGAAAAATTACTGAGACCCTCCCGCGCACAATAGACCCACCATTAATCCTAGAAAACCACCCCGTTGACGAGCGTCTCCCATTAAAGGCCATCGTAGTCGGAGCAGGAATCACAGGCATCACGGCAGGCGTGCTTCTACCGGCAAAAGTTCCAGGTCTCAGTTTGACTATCTACGAACGGCACTCTGATATC GGCGGCGTATGGCATTCGAATCAGTATCCGGGCGTGAAATGCGACGTTCCATCCCAT GTCTACCAGTCCACGTTCTCGCCGTCCAAAACCTGGACAGAGAACTACTCGCGCGGGGCCGAGATCAAGTCCTACTGGAAGGCCGTGGCCACAAAGTATTCGGTGTGGAAATACATCCAAACGAACTCCCAAATCGTATCTGCAAGGTGGTCGGAATCAGACGCGAAATGGACTGTCACGGTTAAACAGACAGACCCCAGCACCGGGATAAGCAGCACCATCGAAGACGAAGCGGACTTCCTGATAACGGGGACCGGACGCTTCAGTAACCCCCGTCTGCCGAATATCCCTGGTCTGGATAATTTCCGGGGGAAAGTAATCCATACCGGGAGATGGGATCCTACCTTTGAACCAGAAGGGAAGAATCTAGCGCTCATCGGTAACGGCGCCTCAGGGCTGCAGATCTTGCCTGAGCTGCAGAAAGTCGCGAACCGTGTAGATCACTACACCCGTAATCCAACCTGGGTAGCAGGGAGTTTGGGCGGAGAGAAACTCAGCCGGACGGTTCCAATTGCGGAAGATTTGAAGGAGTCATGGGAGAATGATAGTGCAGCATACCATGCATACAGGAAGGAACTGGAAACACAGTCCTGGACACGGTTCGGACTCGTTCAAAAGGGAGGCGAGAGGAATAAAGCAGCCCGCGAGGAATTCGAGAAGCTTATGGCGATTAGATtgggcgagaagaaggatgagctgcttgAGCTTGTCTTGCCTGATTTCCCGCCTACCTGTCGACGACTGACCCCGGGTCCTGGATACCTGGAGGCAGTTGCAAAGGAGAACGTGGAGTACATCCGGACCCCGATAGAGACGCTCACAGAGAGCGGAATCAAAACTGCGGACGGAAATGAACGCCATGTTGACGCCGTGATCTGTGCCACTGGCGTAGACGTCACCGACACACCGGGGTTTCCAATCTTCAACGGCACCGGCACAAATCTCCAAACACTCTGGCAAGACGGCGGCGATCCCGGATTCCCAGATACGTACTTGGGCATTGCAGCCGCCGACTTCCCGAATCTGCTCTTCATCGGGGGTCCCAATTCCGCCTCTGGGTTTGCAGGGACAGTCCCGCATACCATCGAGACGCAGGTAACGTACATTGCAAAGATCCTGCGGAAAGTATCATCGCAGCGGATCCGGACGATTGCTCCATCGCgggctgcggtggtggactTCAGAGCCTACTGCGAGTCCTTCTTCCCGACCACGGTTCTCGGCGAGGGATGCAGTTCTTGGTATAACAATCAGGTGAAAGGCGGACGAATTGTCGCGGTGTGGCCTGGGAGTGGTGCCCATGTGAACTACATTCGAAGGGATGTGCGCTGGGAGGACTTTGAGTATACATATCACAATTCCCAGGGAAACCGGTTTGGATATTTTGGGAATGGGTGGACGAGCAGGGATGTTGCTGCGAAGGACGGTGGTGAGGATGCAAAGGGTGTGGACTTTACATACTATCTGAAGCCCCAGGCGAGTAGTGGCGACGGTGTTGATTTACGGGGTTATCATGAGGCTTGGTGGGAAGTTTGA
- a CDS encoding uncharacterized protein (COG:C;~EggNog:ENOG410PVSE;~InterPro:IPR011251,IPR016215,IPR036661;~PFAM:PF00296;~go_function: GO:0004497 - monooxygenase activity [Evidence IEA];~go_function: GO:0016705 - oxidoreductase activity, acting on paired donors, with incorporation or reduction of molecular oxygen [Evidence IEA];~go_process: GO:0055114 - oxidation-reduction process [Evidence IEA]), which produces MAEQTSIQTAPAAPPRKRILLNGFDMFTVGHLSFGQWKHPADRAATKRRDLSYWTDLARILEKGDFNALFLADSFGLYDTYQGKPDTAIRNATQFPMGDPSIPITAMASVTKNLGFAITTSTSYEAPYVVAKRFSTLDHLTGGRFGWNIVTSWKASASKAVGLPLVEHDKRYEIADEYLRVLYKLWEGSWSDAAVQEDAQTGVYTDPSSLKFVHHHGENFHVDGPHILDPSPQRTPFLFQAGTSPAGIAFGSKHAEGVFVSAPSPHILAPRIKVIREEASKAGRDPTSIKVFGIFTPILGRTQEEAEEKYREALSLASPEAGLAFYSSNIGIDLSKFDLDEEIKTSDVHVDARVHSSINTLSYHGADVPKWTPRNIGKLISIGGNGPLAVGTAERVADIMEEWIRVADLDGFNIGYVWTPGTFEDVVELLVPELRRRGIYAPKGESGTMRERVYGAGQRRVRDDHPAAQYRYEVYDGN; this is translated from the exons atGGCAGAGCAAACATCAATCCAAACTGCCCCAGCAGCGCCACCTAGAAAGCGCATCCTGCTGAATGGCTTCGACATGTTCACAGTCGGCCATCTCTCCTTCGGACAATGGAAGCACCCTGCCGATCGCGCAGCAACAAAACGGCGCGATTTGAGCTACTGGACTGATCTAGCCAGAATATTGGAAAAGGGCGACTTCAACGCCCTCTTCCTGGCGGACTCGTTCGGGCTGTATGATACGTACCAGGGAAAACCCGACACGGCGATTCGGAATGCGACGCAGTTTCCCATGGGGGATCCGAGTATC CCGATCACGGCGATGGCCTCTGTGACCAAGAACTTAGGGTTCGCGATCACGACCTCAACATCGTATGAGGCGCCGTATGTGGTCGCAAAGCGGTTCTCAACCCTAGATCATTTGACTGGGGGTCGGTTTGGCTGGAATATTGTTACGTCCTGGAAGGCGTCTGCGTCCAAGGCT GTCGGTCTCCCTCTCGTCGAGCACGACAAGCGATACGAGATCGCCGATGAGTACTTGCGTGTTTTATACAA ACTCTGGGAAGGAAGCTGGTCCGACGCCGCGGTGCAGGAAGACGCCCAAACAGGCGTCTATACCgaccccagcagcctcaaATTCGTGCACCACCATGGAGAGAACTTCCACGTTGACGGCCCACACATCCTCGACCCATCACCGCAGCGCAcgcccttcctcttccaggccggCACCTCGCCAGCAGGGATCGCATTCGGATCGAAGCACGCAGAGGGGGTATTCGTTTCGGCGCCGTCTCCGCATATCCTTGCGCCGAGGATTAAGGTTATCCGAGAGGAAGCGAGTAAGGCAGGACGGGATCCAACGTCGATTAAGGTGTTTGGGATCTTCACGCCGATCCTGGGCCGCACCCaggaagaggcggaggagaagtATCGGGAGGCGTTGAGCCTTGCGAGTCCTGAGGCTGGGTTGGCGTTTTATTCGTCCAATATTG GCATCGATCTGAGTAAATTcgacctcgacgaggagatcaagacgTCTGACGTACATGTCGACGCACGGGTCCACTCGTCCATCAACACGCTATCATACCACGGTGCGGACGTCCCCAAATGGACACCGCGGAATATCGGCAAGTTGATTTCCATCGGTGGTAATGGGCCTCTCGCTGTTGGGACGGCGGAGAGGGTCGCTGATATCATGGAGGAGTGGATCCGCGTTGCGGATTTGGACGGGTTCAATATCGGGTATGTGTGGACGCCTGGGACTTTTGAAGATGTCGTTGAACTCTTGGTTCCGGAGCTGAGGAGACGAGGTATCTATGCTCCCAAGGGCGAGAGTGGAacgatgagggagagggttTATGGTGCTGGGCAGAGGAGGGTTAGGGATGATCATCCGGCGGCGCAGTATCGGTATGAGGTCTATGATGGAAATTAG